A region from the Geobacillus vulcani PSS1 genome encodes:
- a CDS encoding polysaccharide deacetylase family protein: MWAWLFICFIVGISIYGIVPTIIIRKKQVRLFREGTASDCLALTFDDGPDPYYTPKLLDLLKKYGVKATFFVVGRKVERHPEIVRRMVEEGHEVGIHNYRHISNWLLPPLWLDWGVRRAAAAIERATGKRPVYYRPPWGHFNAWTPIVQKRYTTVLWSHILGDWNEKIGTMELFRRLRSAIRGGAVIVLHDNGDALGADKRAPEQMLSALELLFKDEAAKKMRWVTITELRNVQTNTQISAM; this comes from the coding sequence CATTTGTTTCATTGTGGGAATTTCCATTTATGGGATTGTGCCTACGATTATCATTCGCAAAAAGCAGGTGCGTTTGTTTCGGGAGGGAACGGCATCCGATTGTCTGGCGCTGACGTTTGATGACGGCCCCGACCCGTATTATACGCCAAAGTTGCTTGATTTATTAAAGAAATATGGCGTGAAGGCCACATTTTTTGTTGTGGGGCGAAAAGTGGAGCGCCATCCGGAGATCGTGCGGCGAATGGTGGAAGAAGGGCACGAAGTCGGCATCCATAATTACCGTCATATCAGCAACTGGTTGCTTCCGCCGCTTTGGCTCGATTGGGGGGTGCGCCGTGCGGCCGCAGCCATTGAGCGGGCGACAGGAAAACGGCCGGTGTATTACCGCCCACCGTGGGGCCATTTTAATGCTTGGACGCCGATCGTGCAAAAACGGTATACGACGGTGTTATGGTCGCATATTCTTGGCGATTGGAACGAAAAAATTGGTACAATGGAGTTGTTCCGACGCTTGCGTTCAGCCATACGCGGCGGGGCGGTGATTGTGCTTCATGATAACGGGGATGCGTTAGGGGCTGACAAACGCGCGCCAGAGCAAATGTTGTCAGCGCTTGAGCTGCTGTTTAAGGATGAAGCAGCGAAAAAGATGCGCTGGGTGACGATTACGGAACTAAGAAATGTGCAAACTAATACACAAATCTCGGCGATGTAG
- a CDS encoding DedA family protein, translating into MDTSVWLPYVQSYGYVMLFLFLFCGIVGIPAPEESLLFFVGVMVAKEQLLLGPTLVSCWGGAMAGMVTAYGAGRWWGAPFLQKYGKYVGITGERWERARSWFGRYGKWGILFGCYAPGVRQICPYMAGVSRFPFGPFLLLSALGTAGWAVPLTAAGLWLGQRIHIPLISFPLAGLALFLLFLLAAWVGQRRRKKSFES; encoded by the coding sequence ATGGATACAAGCGTATGGTTGCCGTATGTCCAGTCATACGGGTATGTGATGCTGTTTTTATTTTTGTTTTGCGGCATTGTCGGCATTCCGGCGCCAGAGGAAAGCTTGCTCTTTTTTGTCGGCGTCATGGTCGCGAAGGAGCAGCTGCTGCTTGGACCGACGCTCGTTTCATGTTGGGGAGGGGCGATGGCCGGCATGGTGACGGCATACGGCGCTGGCCGGTGGTGGGGGGCGCCGTTTTTGCAAAAGTACGGCAAATATGTTGGGATTACGGGCGAACGGTGGGAGCGGGCGCGGAGCTGGTTTGGACGCTATGGCAAATGGGGGATTTTGTTCGGTTGCTATGCTCCGGGGGTACGGCAAATTTGCCCGTATATGGCGGGAGTGAGCCGGTTTCCGTTCGGGCCGTTTCTGTTGCTTTCGGCGCTTGGAACGGCAGGTTGGGCAGTTCCGTTGACCGCGGCGGGGCTTTGGCTCGGCCAGCGTATCCATATCCCTCTGATTTCTTTTCCGCTTGCCGGTTTGGCGTTGTTTTTGCTGTTTTTGTTGGCGGCATGGGTCGGGCAGCGGAGGCGCAAAAAATCTTTCGAAAGCTAA
- a CDS encoding MGDG synthase family glycosyltransferase produces MMKVLFLPLFQMNTGHHKVADTLIDFLHRQFPAVESQKIDFLSYCNERMEKMVSEAYLRWIRSHPASYHRVYKTLMYQDPPRFEFISFEPWLPYFESKMKKMVEEEQPDLIVCTHSFPSRILQRLKRKRVLTVPVVNVYTDFFMNSIWGKRLIDYHFVPHQEAKWELITKYGVDKGRIIVTGIPVHDAFMNRQEARRRPQPIHVLVAGGNQGLGNMMAFLRAARTSTLFRYSVLCGANRQLYEEIASWQLPHIRPLPYIDDPEEMNRLYEEADAVITKPGGVTVSELLHKRIPIFTIDCLPGQERINLQYLQRNGLIYHLVRPENGEQHMLRLLMDDVEKNRFFRRVSDYFAGIEKTGQEALAEVVAAMPQRMAWRVLRP; encoded by the coding sequence ATGATGAAAGTGTTGTTTTTGCCGCTGTTTCAAATGAATACGGGACACCATAAAGTGGCTGATACGTTGATCGATTTCTTGCACCGCCAGTTTCCAGCGGTCGAAAGCCAAAAGATTGATTTTTTGAGCTACTGCAATGAACGGATGGAAAAAATGGTGTCAGAGGCCTATTTGCGCTGGATTCGCTCGCATCCTGCTTCGTATCACCGCGTGTACAAAACGCTGATGTATCAAGATCCGCCCCGTTTTGAGTTCATTTCGTTTGAGCCATGGCTTCCTTATTTTGAAAGCAAAATGAAAAAGATGGTGGAAGAAGAACAGCCGGATTTAATCGTCTGCACTCATTCGTTTCCGTCGCGCATTTTGCAGCGGCTGAAGCGGAAGCGGGTGCTGACGGTTCCAGTTGTCAATGTCTACACCGACTTTTTTATGAACAGCATTTGGGGGAAACGGTTGATTGACTATCATTTTGTTCCCCATCAAGAGGCGAAATGGGAGCTGATTACGAAATACGGGGTTGACAAAGGACGCATCATCGTCACCGGCATTCCCGTTCATGACGCATTCATGAATCGCCAAGAAGCACGGCGCAGGCCGCAGCCCATCCATGTGCTTGTCGCCGGCGGAAACCAAGGGCTCGGCAATATGATGGCGTTTTTGCGGGCGGCTCGTACGTCAACGTTGTTCCGCTATTCGGTGCTGTGCGGCGCTAATCGCCAGCTGTACGAGGAAATCGCCAGCTGGCAGCTGCCCCATATTCGGCCTCTTCCATACATTGATGACCCGGAAGAGATGAATCGGCTGTATGAAGAGGCGGATGCTGTTATTACGAAACCAGGCGGGGTGACGGTCAGCGAGCTGCTTCATAAACGCATCCCGATTTTTACCATCGATTGCCTGCCCGGGCAGGAGCGCATCAATTTGCAATATTTGCAGCGAAACGGCCTCATTTATCATTTGGTCCGGCCAGAAAACGGTGAGCAGCACATGCTTCGCTTGTTGATGGATGATGTGGAGAAAAACCGGTTTTTCCGCCGTGTGTCCGA